One window of the Actinomyces wuliandei genome contains the following:
- a CDS encoding very short patch repair endonuclease — MDPADTADPADTADPADALHAPEPDRAAPLEAAVSARYAALPRSATTPETALRRVLHATGLRFRVQYAVPGLPRRKVDIAFTRWKVAVQVDGCFWHGCPTHGRSPHRNSEWWRWKIARNQARDADTDARLAELGWQVVHVWEHEDTAEACARVTATLRQRQAAQGHP; from the coding sequence ATGGACCCTGCAGACACAGCGGACCCTGCGGACACAGCGGACCCTGCAGACGCCCTCCACGCACCCGAGCCGGACCGCGCCGCACCGCTGGAGGCAGCGGTCAGTGCCCGCTACGCGGCCCTGCCCCGCTCGGCCACCACCCCGGAGACGGCCTTGCGTCGGGTGCTGCACGCCACTGGGCTGCGCTTCCGGGTCCAGTACGCCGTGCCCGGCCTGCCCCGACGGAAGGTGGACATCGCGTTCACCCGCTGGAAGGTGGCGGTCCAGGTGGACGGCTGCTTCTGGCACGGCTGCCCCACCCACGGGAGGAGTCCCCACCGCAACAGCGAGTGGTGGAGGTGGAAGATCGCCCGCAATCAGGCCCGTGACGCCGACACCGACGCCCGCCTGGCCGAGCTGGGGTGGCAGGTCGTCCACGTCTGGGAGCACGAGGACACCGCCGAGGCGTGCGCGCGGGTCACCGCCACCCTGCGGCAGCGTCAGGCCGCCCAGGGCCACCCCTGA
- a CDS encoding sugar O-acetyltransferase, with translation MSTPTDPAVEAHGVLPAAAPAPSEASASTATPATSTDPVPATTSTAGSPHNPYIFDEVETRRRLSTGELYTDFGPGLEALEEERNRGKELVERYNDTSVRDPQRRAALATELFASLGQGSWLEAPIYCAYGSHTSIGAGCWFNTGTTLIDDAEIRIGDRVLFGPYVTITTAGHPIDPGLRSTGAQFSAVVTIEDEAWLGANVTVLPGVTIGRGSVVAAGAVVTANVPPMTVVAGVPARIVRSITEADREVGFRPPRTLGED, from the coding sequence ATGAGCACACCTACAGACCCTGCGGTTGAGGCGCACGGCGTCCTGCCCGCCGCAGCTCCTGCGCCTTCCGAAGCCTCCGCCTCCACCGCGACCCCTGCGACCTCTACGGACCCTGTGCCCGCTACGACCTCCACTGCCGGCAGCCCCCACAACCCCTACATCTTTGATGAGGTCGAGACCCGGCGCAGGCTCAGCACCGGTGAGCTCTACACCGACTTCGGCCCCGGCCTGGAGGCCCTGGAGGAGGAGCGCAACCGGGGCAAGGAGCTGGTCGAGCGCTACAACGACACCTCGGTGCGTGACCCGCAGCGGCGCGCCGCCCTCGCCACCGAACTCTTCGCCTCCCTCGGCCAGGGGTCCTGGCTGGAGGCCCCCATCTACTGCGCCTACGGCTCCCACACCTCGATCGGTGCGGGCTGCTGGTTCAACACCGGGACCACCCTCATCGACGACGCCGAGATCCGCATCGGTGACCGTGTGCTCTTCGGTCCCTATGTCACTATCACCACCGCAGGCCACCCCATCGACCCAGGGCTGCGCAGTACCGGGGCACAGTTCTCCGCAGTGGTCACGATCGAGGACGAGGCATGGCTGGGAGCCAACGTCACCGTCCTGCCCGGTGTGACGATCGGGCGGGGCAGCGTGGTGGCCGCAGGGGCCGTCGTCACCGCCAACGTGCCGCCCATGACGGTGGTGGCCGGGGTGCCTGCGCGGATCGTCCGCTCTATCACCGAGGCCGACCGCGAGGTCGGCTTCCGCCCGCCCCGCACCCTGGGGGAGGACTGA
- the dcm gene encoding DNA (cytosine-5-)-methyltransferase: MPQPFTYIDLFAGIGGFHAALSAMGGRCAYAVEIDPQAARVYQRNWGLDPLGDITKDAGEQGVGAAVPPHDLLAAGFPCQPFSKSGAQRGMEEVRGTLFFTIMQVVRAHHPAVLLLENVRNLAGPRHRHEWEVIIRMLREEGYRVSATPAVLSPHQIPPSLGGRPQVRERVFITATYDPHRDPTTDNLIEPVTTPRTVFPEPFPDPASYSAPSDAASDTQLGVSTSAAHRQTSPGAFSPSRWRIGDILLEEGDPRLAGTVLSTEEARWIDAWDAWVQEYRRHHPGARLPGFPVWADAWVTSEELEARIDAGEHDTTPRWKMTFLRKNADLYTANEQWCRQWLRDVRVQRFPPTRRKLEWQAQDTGSLWDCLIHLRPSGLRAKAPTYVPALVAITQTSVVGPRRRRLATRETARLQGLPDTFSFGDQPQAVTYRQLGNAVNVGAAWNALRLHCQRDREVLAGTDAGRRVLAAVEAAPPSPDGAVASLLSGPAAT, from the coding sequence GTGCCGCAACCCTTCACCTACATCGACCTGTTCGCCGGCATCGGCGGGTTCCACGCCGCCCTGTCCGCCATGGGGGGCCGGTGCGCCTACGCCGTGGAGATCGACCCCCAGGCGGCGCGCGTCTACCAGCGCAACTGGGGCCTGGACCCCCTGGGAGACATCACCAAGGACGCGGGCGAGCAGGGGGTTGGCGCCGCCGTCCCGCCCCACGACCTGCTCGCCGCCGGATTCCCCTGCCAGCCCTTCTCCAAGTCAGGCGCCCAGCGAGGCATGGAGGAGGTGCGCGGCACCCTGTTCTTCACCATCATGCAGGTGGTGCGGGCGCACCACCCTGCGGTGCTGCTCCTGGAGAACGTCCGCAACCTTGCCGGCCCCCGCCACCGCCACGAGTGGGAGGTCATCATCCGCATGCTGCGTGAGGAGGGCTACCGGGTCTCAGCCACCCCGGCGGTCCTGTCCCCCCACCAGATCCCACCCTCGCTGGGTGGGCGCCCCCAGGTGCGCGAGCGCGTGTTCATCACCGCCACCTACGACCCCCACCGCGACCCCACGACCGACAACCTCATCGAGCCCGTCACCACGCCCAGGACCGTCTTCCCGGAGCCCTTCCCAGACCCAGCCAGCTACTCGGCCCCGTCTGACGCGGCCTCTGACACCCAGCTGGGTGTCAGCACCTCGGCGGCCCACCGGCAGACCAGCCCGGGCGCCTTCTCTCCCTCCCGTTGGCGTATCGGGGACATCCTCCTGGAGGAGGGCGACCCACGCCTGGCCGGGACCGTGCTGAGCACCGAGGAGGCCCGGTGGATCGACGCCTGGGACGCCTGGGTCCAGGAGTACCGGCGCCACCACCCTGGCGCCCGGCTCCCAGGCTTCCCGGTCTGGGCGGACGCCTGGGTCACTAGCGAGGAGCTCGAGGCCCGGATCGACGCGGGTGAGCACGACACCACCCCCCGGTGGAAGATGACCTTCCTGCGCAAGAACGCCGACCTCTACACGGCCAACGAGCAGTGGTGCCGCCAGTGGCTGCGCGACGTCCGCGTGCAACGATTCCCGCCCACCCGTCGCAAGCTGGAGTGGCAAGCCCAGGACACCGGCTCCCTGTGGGACTGCCTCATCCACCTGCGCCCCTCCGGCCTGCGCGCCAAGGCCCCCACCTACGTACCCGCACTGGTGGCCATCACCCAGACCAGTGTTGTCGGCCCCCGACGACGACGCCTGGCCACCCGGGAGACCGCCCGCCTCCAGGGGCTGCCGGACACCTTTTCCTTCGGAGACCAGCCCCAGGCTGTCACCTACCGCCAGCTGGGCAACGCGGTCAACGTCGGCGCCGCCTGGAACGCCTTGAGGCTGCACTGTCAGCGCGACCGGGAGGTGCTGGCAGGCACGGACGCAGGCCGCCGGGTCCTGGCCGCCGTCGAGGCAGCCCCACCCAGCCCCGACGGCGCCGTGGCCAGCCTCCTGAGCGGACCAGCAGCCACCTGA
- a CDS encoding amidohydrolase family protein yields the protein MTPSSTSLTWITPPTAGAERLNGAETAIVTADRLLTGRRGSTETSLEVLTDPGHRVGVLLEGSRIAAVGALPALQVAAASLPGHTPPRHLDLEGATLMPGLIDTHVHLATSGTDVEYPDYGDQEVQHLTLNAARSARELLSVGVTAVQSLGARHYVDVALRDAIAAGSLRGPQVRAAGPQITTTGGHSWQAGSEVDGLDSIRHAVRYHHKRDVDTVKLMATGGFTTGGSAPWNAQFTTEEMALIVSESHRLGHLCAAHAHGTQGIERATAAGVDYIAHASFVSTAGRSEFDPRLADRMAEAGIYVDCTVTAELPALVAYDDSFAPPVRLLWEHGVRVVTGHDSGIPDIPHRSYVGGLEALEEMGLPRSEVILAATSRAAAAIGLAGVTGVLAVGYDADLVAVEGDPTQDLGVLRSLRLVATKGREFVPDPVPGLARRAERRAQQQEGADSQTAPMWPDEILGAYRDRARRAAAHPQV from the coding sequence ATGACGCCATCCTCGACATCCTTGACCTGGATCACCCCGCCCACTGCCGGTGCCGAGCGCCTCAACGGGGCCGAGACCGCCATCGTCACCGCAGACCGCCTGCTCACGGGTCGTCGCGGGAGCACTGAGACCAGCCTGGAGGTCCTGACCGACCCTGGGCACCGGGTCGGCGTGCTGCTGGAGGGGTCCCGTATCGCGGCGGTCGGCGCCCTGCCCGCGCTCCAGGTTGCGGCGGCGAGCCTGCCTGGCCACACCCCGCCCCGGCACCTGGACCTGGAGGGCGCCACCCTCATGCCGGGCCTCATTGACACCCACGTGCACCTGGCGACCTCCGGGACGGACGTGGAGTACCCGGACTACGGTGACCAGGAGGTCCAGCACTTGACCCTCAACGCCGCCCGCTCCGCCCGCGAGCTCCTCAGCGTTGGTGTCACCGCCGTGCAGAGTCTGGGGGCGCGCCACTACGTCGACGTCGCGCTGCGGGACGCGATCGCGGCAGGCAGCCTGCGTGGTCCGCAGGTACGTGCTGCCGGCCCTCAGATCACCACCACTGGTGGCCACTCCTGGCAGGCGGGCTCGGAGGTGGACGGGCTCGACTCCATCCGCCACGCGGTGCGTTACCACCACAAGCGTGACGTGGACACGGTCAAGCTCATGGCGACCGGTGGCTTCACCACCGGGGGGTCAGCCCCCTGGAACGCCCAGTTCACCACCGAGGAGATGGCGCTCATCGTCTCCGAGAGCCACCGCCTGGGCCACCTCTGCGCCGCCCACGCCCACGGGACCCAGGGCATTGAGCGGGCCACGGCGGCAGGCGTGGACTACATCGCCCACGCCTCCTTCGTGTCCACCGCAGGACGCAGCGAGTTTGACCCCCGTCTGGCGGACCGTATGGCGGAGGCGGGTATCTACGTGGACTGCACCGTGACGGCGGAGCTGCCCGCGCTGGTCGCCTATGACGACTCCTTCGCCCCTCCTGTCCGTCTCCTGTGGGAGCACGGTGTGCGGGTGGTGACCGGGCACGACTCCGGCATCCCCGACATACCGCACCGCTCCTACGTCGGTGGCCTGGAGGCTCTGGAGGAGATGGGTCTGCCGCGCTCCGAGGTCATCCTGGCGGCGACCTCCCGCGCGGCGGCCGCGATCGGCCTGGCCGGGGTCACCGGGGTCCTTGCTGTCGGGTACGACGCCGACCTTGTCGCTGTCGAGGGCGACCCGACGCAGGACCTGGGCGTCCTGCGCTCCCTGAGGCTGGTGGCTACGAAGGGCAGGGAGTTCGTGCCGGACCCGGTTCCGGGGCTGGCACGGCGTGCAGAGCGTCGGGCGCAGCAGCAGGAAGGTGCGGACAGCCAGACGGCGCCTATGTGGCCCGACGAGATCCTGGGTGCCTACCGCGACAGGGCACGTCGGGCTGCCGCCCACCCCCAGGTGTAG
- a CDS encoding LacI family DNA-binding transcriptional regulator gives MGQARRDRTGSPSLADVARLAGVSVQTVSRVSTGAPNVRAQTREKVQQAMTQLGYSPNRVAQALRRGSFRAVGVLTQSVQRTGEALTTAGVLEAATAADYTVSLAQVEDPTSQALRSAVHRLSNQAVDGLVLVQVGRAQPQHLSLPPGLPLAVSDSALVGYYPSASADQVQGVRDAVNHLLGLGHRTVHHITGPQDSHSTVIREATWSKCLQEAGLRPPEAVPGDWDAASGYAAGQRLAPDPEVTAVFCGNDEIALGLVRALHEHGKRVPQDVSVVGFDGIALGEYSFPPLTTVRQDFRRHGTEMVRLVLEQVDSGVSGEALREEHRVVVPTELVVRGSTAPPPT, from the coding sequence ATGGGCCAGGCACGTAGGGACCGCACAGGGTCACCGTCACTGGCCGACGTGGCCCGTCTGGCCGGGGTGTCGGTCCAGACGGTCTCGCGGGTCTCTACCGGTGCACCCAATGTGCGCGCCCAGACGCGTGAGAAGGTGCAGCAGGCCATGACCCAGCTGGGATACTCCCCTAACCGGGTGGCGCAGGCCCTGCGCCGGGGGTCCTTCCGGGCTGTCGGAGTGCTGACCCAGAGCGTCCAGCGCACCGGTGAGGCCCTGACGACGGCGGGTGTCCTGGAGGCAGCCACCGCTGCTGACTACACGGTCTCCCTCGCCCAGGTCGAGGACCCCACCTCCCAGGCGCTGAGGAGCGCCGTCCACCGGCTGTCCAACCAGGCGGTAGACGGCCTGGTGCTGGTCCAGGTGGGCCGCGCCCAGCCGCAGCACCTGTCCCTGCCTCCCGGACTGCCGCTGGCCGTGTCCGACTCCGCCCTGGTCGGCTACTACCCCTCCGCCTCTGCCGACCAGGTCCAGGGGGTGCGCGACGCCGTGAACCACCTCCTCGGGCTTGGCCACCGCACCGTCCACCACATTACCGGGCCGCAGGACTCGCACTCGACGGTGATCCGGGAGGCGACCTGGTCCAAGTGCCTCCAGGAGGCGGGCCTCAGGCCCCCGGAGGCGGTACCGGGGGACTGGGACGCGGCCTCGGGCTATGCGGCGGGGCAGCGTCTGGCGCCCGACCCTGAGGTGACAGCGGTCTTCTGCGGCAACGACGAGATCGCCCTGGGGCTGGTCCGGGCCCTGCACGAGCATGGCAAGCGCGTGCCCCAGGACGTCTCCGTGGTGGGCTTTGACGGGATCGCGCTGGGAGAGTACAGCTTCCCCCCGCTGACGACGGTGCGTCAGGACTTCCGCAGGCACGGGACAGAGATGGTGCGCCTGGTCCTGGAGCAGGTGGATTCCGGGGTGTCGGGGGAGGCGCTGCGGGAGGAGCACCGGGTGGTTGTCCCTACCGAGCTCGTGGTGCGCGGCAGCACCGCCCCGCCGCCGACGTAG